The following are encoded in a window of Rubellicoccus peritrichatus genomic DNA:
- a CDS encoding GumC family protein, producing MSELPFKEAEKEFDWSEMLHAWIFRARIVFRRLWWVFILTIGAGLGYQAYMELNRDPLYVSSARMIIDGRIELPEGANYVELLSNFWGTQMELMQSPMVKRRAKERVMALHPELSADTFVRISVSQSSDANIFRLVAEGRDPKYTQYFLDALMYEYLNYKKERRAASSENTFVSVMEKVLEYQHQIEDLEQQRLDFQNENNIVFLQEQGNNAGAYLAELNAKAASLRTQLRLLTRMDLKAAGKDGHEMTPLMESILAENDEEFAEARRTVDKLNAELSEFQIYMKPKHPKIIALKREIERKDNMLNIYRRQSVTQLAQRQEQLTKNLADVDEMIDEQEQEALKFSRLLAEFERIGSRLESVTKIHSRLLSSIQQIEFTNDVAQEVISVLEPATPAFQPPGNTAKQLFTGGVAGIALGAGILFVFAVMDSRLVSVDDLTARFDAPVLGIIPLQKQQDGRVEMLKGNDERLMFAESCRNIRSSLLFMDREGPAPKTILITSSVPAEGKSTLTGNLAITLAFASAKILAVDADLRRGHMHDAFGVKNNDGLTGLLTNHTLDPKNVIQATDVEGLDVITCGDYPERPGELLMSRRFDEIFDALKDDYDYILYDCPPVLATDDTPSFATKADAVLFIVRSNYTRTRQIKNAVDTLSLRGIKIRGFILNFVDNREPSHYYYKYYDYYSYRSYKPGAGREEDKRNKSKV from the coding sequence ATGAGTGAATTGCCATTCAAGGAGGCGGAGAAAGAGTTCGATTGGTCCGAGATGCTACATGCTTGGATTTTTCGGGCACGCATTGTTTTTAGGCGCCTTTGGTGGGTATTTATCCTGACCATCGGGGCAGGCTTGGGTTACCAGGCTTATATGGAGCTGAATCGTGATCCACTTTACGTTTCCAGTGCCCGTATGATTATCGATGGTCGCATCGAGTTGCCTGAAGGAGCGAACTACGTCGAACTCTTGAGCAATTTTTGGGGGACTCAGATGGAGCTCATGCAGAGTCCAATGGTCAAGCGAAGAGCTAAGGAGCGTGTGATGGCCTTACATCCCGAGCTGTCAGCTGATACTTTTGTCAGGATCAGTGTGAGTCAATCCAGCGATGCCAACATCTTTCGCCTCGTAGCGGAAGGCAGGGATCCGAAATATACTCAGTATTTTCTGGATGCTCTGATGTATGAATATCTCAATTATAAGAAGGAGCGCCGAGCTGCATCATCTGAGAACACCTTTGTGTCTGTTATGGAGAAGGTGCTTGAGTATCAGCATCAGATTGAAGATCTCGAACAGCAGAGACTCGATTTTCAGAACGAAAACAACATCGTATTTCTTCAGGAGCAGGGCAATAATGCAGGTGCCTATTTGGCTGAGTTAAATGCAAAAGCTGCGTCTCTTAGGACTCAACTGCGCCTGTTGACAAGAATGGACTTGAAAGCTGCAGGTAAAGACGGTCATGAAATGACACCGCTAATGGAATCGATTTTGGCCGAGAATGACGAAGAATTTGCGGAGGCCCGTCGGACTGTCGATAAGCTCAATGCTGAACTCTCGGAGTTCCAAATCTACATGAAGCCAAAGCATCCTAAGATCATTGCTTTGAAAAGAGAGATCGAACGGAAAGACAACATGCTGAATATCTACCGCCGGCAGAGTGTCACTCAACTTGCTCAAAGGCAGGAGCAGTTGACAAAGAATCTGGCTGATGTTGATGAAATGATCGATGAGCAGGAGCAGGAAGCCTTGAAATTCAGTCGCCTGCTGGCTGAGTTCGAACGCATCGGTTCACGACTTGAAAGTGTCACCAAAATTCACAGCCGCCTGCTGAGTTCCATTCAACAAATTGAGTTCACCAATGATGTTGCTCAGGAAGTGATCTCAGTTCTGGAGCCTGCAACACCTGCATTTCAGCCACCTGGAAACACGGCAAAACAGTTGTTTACTGGAGGCGTCGCTGGAATCGCCCTAGGAGCAGGTATTTTGTTCGTTTTTGCAGTAATGGATAGCCGGCTGGTGTCGGTTGATGATCTCACTGCGAGGTTTGATGCGCCTGTGCTGGGGATTATCCCACTGCAGAAACAGCAGGATGGTAGAGTCGAAATGCTCAAGGGCAATGATGAGCGGCTGATGTTTGCTGAGTCCTGTCGAAATATTCGAAGTTCGCTTTTGTTTATGGATCGTGAAGGGCCTGCCCCCAAAACGATCTTAATAACCAGTTCTGTCCCTGCAGAAGGTAAATCCACCTTGACTGGTAATCTTGCGATTACATTGGCGTTTGCGTCTGCTAAAATTCTCGCAGTTGATGCAGACTTGCGTCGTGGTCATATGCATGACGCATTTGGGGTCAAAAATAATGATGGTCTGACTGGTCTGCTGACGAATCATACATTGGATCCAAAGAATGTAATTCAAGCAACGGATGTAGAAGGGCTTGATGTCATTACCTGTGGTGATTATCCTGAGCGTCCAGGTGAGTTGCTCATGAGTCGTCGGTTTGATGAGATCTTTGATGCTCTTAAAGACGATTACGATTATATCCTCTATGATTGCCCACCAGTACTGGCAACCGATGATACGCCGAGTTTTGCGACCAAGGCCGATGCAGTGCTGTTCATCGTGCGCTCCAATTATACACGCACACGTCAGATTAAGAATGCGGTCGATACGCTATCTTTGCGCGGCATCAAGATCCGTGGTTTCATTCTGAACTTTGTAGATAATCGTGAGCCCAGCCACTACTACTACAAATACTATGACTACTATTCATATCGTAGCTACAAGCCAGGTGCAGGTCGCGAGGAAGATAAACGAAACAAGTCGAAGGTATAA
- a CDS encoding polysaccharide biosynthesis/export family protein — MRIILLTLITAAFSSLYAQDSVLPQTDSGRDADGFSQESGTKLVESAESRGFSIVENAEKVDVDLDVTRIGRPETMELLDSTREFMLGDRLEYMVAEDREEPIVLFVAEDGRVDVPLIGKVQAKGKNARTLAKDISKLLEVDYYYQATVHISEHRDARTRGQVFVMGQVLDQGIVSIPKSEVMTVSRAILAAGGFTPRSDPTRVTVIRRDREDVEEEKRMEVNVAEILEQGRLDKDLVLQPNDLVFVAMRGDSSGTYTVSGAVRSPGVYPIAGGQDLLLSQAILQAGGFDEFAKGSAVKVVRFDENGGREDLVIDVDEVLEEGNRDADIMVKAGDQIIIPEKWISF, encoded by the coding sequence ATGAGAATCATACTCCTGACTCTAATTACTGCTGCATTCAGTTCGCTCTATGCTCAGGATTCTGTGCTCCCACAGACGGACAGCGGGCGAGATGCTGATGGTTTTTCACAGGAAAGCGGTACTAAATTGGTTGAGAGCGCCGAGTCACGAGGCTTTAGCATTGTTGAGAATGCAGAAAAAGTAGATGTCGACTTGGATGTAACTCGCATTGGGCGTCCTGAGACGATGGAGCTACTCGACTCAACCCGTGAATTTATGCTTGGAGATCGTCTGGAGTACATGGTTGCCGAGGATCGTGAAGAGCCAATCGTTCTCTTTGTCGCGGAAGATGGCCGAGTCGATGTTCCCCTTATTGGTAAAGTGCAGGCCAAAGGCAAAAACGCTAGAACATTGGCCAAAGATATCAGCAAATTGCTGGAAGTTGACTACTACTATCAGGCTACCGTTCACATTTCTGAACACAGAGATGCCCGAACCCGCGGGCAGGTTTTTGTCATGGGACAGGTTCTGGATCAGGGGATTGTCTCAATTCCGAAAAGCGAAGTGATGACCGTGAGTCGAGCGATCCTCGCTGCCGGCGGATTCACCCCCAGGTCTGACCCAACCCGTGTTACCGTGATTCGCAGAGACCGGGAAGACGTTGAAGAAGAAAAACGGATGGAGGTCAATGTTGCTGAAATTCTAGAACAGGGGCGTTTGGACAAAGACCTTGTTCTACAGCCCAACGACCTTGTTTTTGTCGCAATGCGGGGTGATAGTAGTGGCACTTATACCGTGTCAGGTGCTGTTCGGTCGCCGGGTGTTTATCCAATAGCTGGAGGCCAGGATTTATTACTCAGCCAGGCAATCCTCCAGGCTGGAGGGTTTGATGAATTTGCCAAGGGAAGTGCCGTTAAGGTCGTCCGTTTTGATGAGAATGGAGGTCGCGAGGATCTTGTTATTGATGTGGATGAGGTCCTTGAGGAAGGAAATCGCGATGCTGACATTATGGTTAAGGCTGGAGACCAAATTATCATTCCGGAGAAGTGGATCAGCTTCTAA